A single genomic interval of uncultured Sphaerochaeta sp. harbors:
- the guaA gene encoding glutamine-hydrolyzing GMP synthase: MQQFPHDTIVVLDFGAQYSQLIARRVREMHVYSQIVPYTIKAAELAAMKPKGIIFSGGPSSVRTEGSPRPDNGIYDLGIPILGICYGLQVMSIQNGGSVERPLKREYGFADLTVLKREASLLKGISENSRLWMSHGDAVASLPEGFIQTGSTPNCPFTVIENDEKKFYGVQFHPEVVHTAEGNQFLQNFVLDVCKANQDWDMGSFISTAVQEIREKVGDKQVLCGLSGGVDSAVAAVLIHEAIGDQLVCVFVNNGLLRKGEADMVLKLFRDHYNIRLQYADAEDAFLSALKGVTEPEAKRKIIGKIFIDTFYDEARKAGEISFLAQGTLYPDVIESKSPSGGPSATIKSHHNVGGLPEDLKWDLLEPLRELFKDEVRALGRELGLPEVMVNRHPFPGPGLGVRCVGEVTKQRLDTLRDVDAIFIEEIRKANLYDDIWQALACLLPVKSVGVQGDERTYEEVCSLRAVTSEDAMTADWFRFPPEVLQHASARICNEVQGVNRVLYDITSKPPGTIEWE; encoded by the coding sequence ATGCAACAATTCCCCCATGACACCATCGTTGTACTAGACTTTGGGGCTCAATACAGCCAGTTGATTGCACGTAGAGTACGTGAAATGCACGTATATAGCCAGATTGTTCCCTATACCATCAAGGCAGCAGAACTTGCGGCCATGAAACCGAAAGGGATCATCTTCAGTGGAGGCCCCTCTTCGGTGCGCACTGAAGGGTCACCCAGACCAGATAATGGAATCTATGACCTGGGTATTCCCATCCTGGGTATCTGCTACGGTTTGCAGGTAATGAGCATCCAGAATGGAGGGAGTGTTGAGCGCCCCCTGAAGCGTGAGTATGGTTTCGCAGACCTTACCGTGCTTAAGAGGGAAGCTTCCCTGCTCAAGGGGATCAGTGAGAACTCCCGCCTCTGGATGAGCCACGGTGATGCCGTTGCCTCACTTCCCGAGGGATTCATACAGACCGGTAGTACCCCGAACTGTCCCTTCACGGTCATTGAAAATGATGAAAAGAAATTCTATGGAGTTCAGTTCCATCCCGAGGTAGTACATACGGCAGAAGGAAACCAATTTCTGCAGAATTTTGTCCTTGATGTATGTAAGGCAAACCAGGACTGGGATATGGGTTCCTTCATCAGCACGGCGGTCCAGGAGATTCGTGAGAAAGTCGGAGATAAGCAGGTACTCTGTGGTCTCTCTGGTGGTGTGGACTCTGCTGTTGCAGCGGTACTTATCCATGAGGCGATCGGCGACCAGTTGGTCTGTGTATTTGTAAACAACGGTCTCTTGCGCAAGGGCGAGGCGGACATGGTACTAAAACTGTTCAGGGATCACTACAATATCCGTCTCCAATATGCTGATGCTGAGGATGCATTCCTCTCTGCGCTCAAGGGAGTCACAGAGCCTGAGGCAAAGCGAAAAATCATTGGTAAGATATTCATCGATACCTTCTATGATGAGGCGAGAAAGGCTGGAGAGATCAGCTTCCTCGCCCAAGGAACGCTCTATCCAGATGTAATCGAGAGCAAGAGCCCCTCTGGTGGTCCTTCTGCAACCATTAAAAGTCACCACAATGTGGGTGGATTACCCGAAGATTTGAAATGGGACCTGCTCGAACCACTTCGTGAACTGTTCAAGGACGAGGTAAGGGCGTTGGGAAGAGAACTAGGGCTTCCAGAAGTGATGGTGAATCGTCATCCGTTCCCAGGTCCTGGGCTCGGGGTCAGGTGTGTAGGCGAGGTAACCAAGCAACGCCTGGATACCCTGCGTGATGTTGATGCTATCTTTATCGAGGAGATCCGCAAGGCCAATCTGTATGATGATATCTGGCAGGCCTTGGCTTGTTTGCTTCCAGTCAAGAGCGTGGGAGTGCAAGGGGATGAACGCACATACGAAGAGGTGTGCTCCCTGCGTGCCGTAACCAGTGAAGATGCCATGACTGCTGACTGGTTCCGCTTTCCTCCTGAAGTGCTCCAACACGCTTCAGCCAGGATCTGCAATGAGGTACAGGGAGTCAACCGAGTACTCTACGACATCACGAGCAAACCTCCTGGGACTATCGAGTGGGAGTAA